Within Candidatus Methylomirabilota bacterium, the genomic segment CCTGAGCTTGCTCGCGCTCTGGCAGCTCGCCTCCACGAGCCTGGGGATCCGCGAGTACATCCTGCCCAGCCCGGCCGTGGTCGCGCGCGCGCTCGTCTCGGGGGAGATTCCCTGGTCCGCCCATGTCTGGACGACGGCGCTGGAGATCGTCGGTGCTTTTCTGCTCGCGGGCGCGGCCGGTGTCGCCCTCGGGGTGGCCATC encodes:
- a CDS encoding ABC transporter permease is translated as MRRWVVGHLPSIVLFLSLLALWQLASTSLGIREYILPSPAVVARALVSGEIPWSAHVWTTALEIVGAFLLAGAAGVALGVAI